A DNA window from Litorivicinus lipolyticus contains the following coding sequences:
- the queC gene encoding 7-cyano-7-deazaguanine synthase QueC translates to MVDTSKKAVILLSGGLDSATVLAMAQADGYDCYTLGFDYGQRHDSELRAALRVVAAQGTHEHKVIRLNLDAIGGSALTDGDIQVPEEATSDGEIPVTYVPARNTVFLSIALGYAEVIGANHLFIGANAVDYSGYPDCRPEFIQAFERLANVATKAGVEGAGIHIHAPLMTMTKGDIVTVGTALGVDYGLTITCYQADDHGGACGRCEACRLRKAGFEDAGIADPTKYS, encoded by the coding sequence ATGGTAGATACCTCCAAAAAAGCGGTCATTCTATTGTCCGGCGGGCTCGACAGTGCCACGGTGTTGGCAATGGCCCAGGCCGACGGCTATGACTGCTACACCCTAGGCTTTGACTACGGCCAGCGCCACGACAGCGAACTGCGAGCGGCGTTGCGTGTGGTCGCCGCACAGGGCACCCACGAGCACAAAGTCATCCGATTGAACTTGGATGCGATTGGCGGGTCGGCGTTGACTGACGGCGATATACAGGTGCCCGAGGAAGCCACCAGCGACGGTGAAATTCCGGTCACCTACGTGCCGGCCCGTAATACCGTGTTTTTATCGATTGCATTGGGCTATGCCGAGGTCATTGGGGCCAACCATTTGTTCATTGGGGCCAATGCCGTGGACTATTCGGGCTATCCGGATTGCCGCCCTGAATTCATTCAGGCCTTCGAGCGTTTGGCCAATGTTGCCACCAAGGCTGGGGTCGAGGGTGCGGGGATTCATATTCATGCGCCACTGATGACTATGACCAAGGGTGACATCGTCACCGTCGGCACCGCGCTGGGTGTCGACTACGGATTGACGATCACCTGTTATCAGGCCGATGACCATGGCGGGGCATGTGGTCGTTGTGAAGCGTGCCGTTTGCGCAAGGCTGGGTTTGAAGACGCGGGCATAGCCGATCCAACGAAATATTCGTAA
- the queE gene encoding 7-carboxy-7-deazaguanine synthase QueE, producing MADTLRLTEIFYSLQGETRTMGLPTVFVRLTGCPLRCTWCDSEYSFHGGSIHALDDILAEVAGYRPRYVTVTGGEPLAQPNALPLMRALCDAGYEVNLETSGALDIAEVDPRVSKVMDLKAPGSGEHARNRFDNLMHMGPNDQLKFVLADRVDYEWARMQIDQHGLADKGGELLLSPVHGQLNPRELADWIVADNLPVRMQLQMHKYLWGEEPGH from the coding sequence ATGGCTGACACACTCAGGCTGACCGAGATCTTTTACTCGCTGCAAGGCGAAACCCGAACCATGGGCTTGCCGACGGTGTTTGTGCGGCTGACCGGTTGCCCGCTGCGTTGCACCTGGTGCGACAGTGAATACAGCTTCCACGGCGGCAGCATTCACGCTCTGGATGACATCCTGGCCGAGGTGGCGGGGTATCGGCCACGCTACGTCACCGTCACCGGCGGTGAGCCCTTGGCCCAGCCCAATGCGTTGCCGCTGATGCGGGCGTTGTGCGACGCCGGCTACGAGGTCAACCTCGAAACCAGTGGCGCGCTGGACATTGCCGAGGTCGACCCGCGGGTTTCCAAGGTCATGGACTTGAAGGCGCCAGGGTCGGGTGAACACGCCCGTAACCGGTTCGATAACTTGATGCACATGGGGCCGAACGATCAGCTGAAGTTTGTGTTGGCTGACCGCGTTGATTACGAATGGGCGCGCATGCAAATTGATCAGCATGGGTTGGCCGACAAGGGCGGTGAGCTGCTCTTGTCGCCGGTTCATGGTCAGCTCAACCCACGCGAGCTGGCCGACTGGATCGTGGCGGATAATCTGCCGGTTCGAATGCAGCTGCAAATGCATAAATATTTATGGGGCGAGGAGCCCGGTCACTGA
- a CDS encoding M48 family metalloprotease: MILRILALLLSLNVATSGASTREERDIGRDFARQLYQSADIETDPVLLGALSRLTLPLIQASEWRDEPLYLILIDNPELNAFAAPGGVIGVHTGLFSAARQSDQVASVLAHEIAHLTQRHFGRRQEDSKRLQAAYLAGTLVALAAGLGGDPTLGTATLSATQAATIDQVLSFSRAHEREADQLGLELLAKAGHDPAAMVGMFKRMQDQQRLSSQPLPYLSTHPVSVERIADTQARTGKTGAEGGDAEFSYWLSRIGTPSATQSGGDRVGYQQAIEAALTAQDWDGVVAIASDARFSFPNDLAIGVWEAQALDRLDRTADALARLEALSQHHRALAQPYVWARDMARLRGWTPEFNFYAGMAAIRQGDSDEAQRFFNSAASQGGAIAARAKAQLRALEFNHSR, from the coding sequence ATGATTCTACGCATCCTTGCCCTATTGTTAAGCCTGAATGTCGCCACCTCCGGTGCCAGCACTCGAGAAGAGCGCGACATTGGTCGTGACTTCGCTCGCCAACTCTACCAAAGCGCCGACATTGAAACGGACCCGGTGTTGCTCGGCGCCCTCAGCCGCCTGACGTTACCACTGATCCAAGCCAGTGAATGGCGCGACGAACCGCTGTACCTCATCCTAATCGACAACCCGGAACTGAACGCCTTTGCCGCCCCAGGCGGCGTCATTGGTGTCCACACTGGGCTATTCAGTGCCGCTCGCCAGAGCGACCAAGTGGCGTCGGTGCTGGCGCATGAAATTGCCCACCTGACCCAGCGCCACTTTGGCCGCCGCCAAGAGGACAGCAAACGTCTGCAAGCCGCCTACCTAGCCGGAACCTTGGTCGCTTTGGCCGCCGGTTTGGGCGGCGACCCGACGCTGGGAACCGCCACCCTGAGCGCGACCCAAGCGGCGACCATCGACCAAGTGTTGTCATTTTCCCGGGCCCACGAGCGCGAAGCCGACCAGCTGGGACTGGAACTACTGGCCAAGGCCGGCCACGACCCCGCCGCTATGGTCGGCATGTTCAAGCGCATGCAGGATCAACAACGCCTTAGCTCACAACCGCTGCCGTACCTGAGCACCCACCCGGTCAGCGTCGAGCGCATCGCCGACACCCAGGCGCGCACCGGCAAAACCGGTGCCGAGGGCGGCGATGCCGAATTCAGCTACTGGCTCAGCCGCATTGGCACGCCATCAGCCACCCAAAGCGGTGGCGATCGGGTCGGCTACCAACAAGCGATCGAGGCTGCACTGACCGCACAGGACTGGGACGGCGTCGTCGCCATCGCCTCGGATGCGCGCTTTAGTTTTCCGAATGATCTGGCAATCGGGGTATGGGAAGCACAGGCACTGGATCGGCTCGACCGGACCGCCGACGCGTTGGCCCGATTAGAAGCCCTGAGCCAGCACCATCGCGCCCTGGCCCAACCTTATGTCTGGGCCCGTGATATGGCGCGTTTGCGTGGCTGGACACCGGAATTCAACTTTTATGCGGGCATGGCCGCCATTCGCCAAGGCGACTCGGACGAGGCCCAGCGTTTTTTTAACAGCGCCGCCAGCCAAGGTGGCGCCATCGCCGCCCGCGCTAAGGCCCAGTTACGCGCGCTGGAATTCAACCATTCGCGTTAA
- the tolR gene encoding protein TolR, protein MRQGGRRRNRMVAEINVVPYIDVMLVLLVIFMVTAPLLEQGVEVALPETASEPLPIEPNQEPVIVSVDADGLAYLNVGQEDQAIDLATLQDQVAKIVRQRPDVQVTLRGDGQVSYQVIMQVMSALQAAGAKNLGLVSKAP, encoded by the coding sequence ATGAGACAGGGCGGGCGCCGGCGTAACCGCATGGTTGCCGAAATTAACGTGGTGCCTTACATCGATGTGATGTTGGTGTTGTTGGTGATTTTCATGGTCACGGCACCACTGTTAGAGCAAGGGGTCGAGGTCGCGCTACCCGAAACGGCGAGTGAGCCGCTGCCGATCGAACCCAATCAAGAGCCGGTGATCGTCAGCGTTGACGCCGATGGCCTGGCCTATTTGAACGTGGGTCAAGAAGACCAGGCCATTGATTTGGCCACCTTGCAAGACCAGGTCGCCAAAATCGTGCGCCAGCGCCCTGACGTACAGGTGACCTTGCGCGGCGACGGTCAAGTCAGTTACCAAGTGATCATGCAGGTGATGTCGGCGTTGCAGGCGGCCGGGGCTAAAAATCTGGGTCTGGTCTCCAAGGCCCCATAG
- the tolB gene encoding Tol-Pal system beta propeller repeat protein TolB: MKHWIWALLLPAMVARAELVIEITEGVDDPIPVAFVPFEYTGAGALPLELADLLERNLERTGQFEGTARENMLSRPARGSDVVFRDWRLLESEYLLIGQVEPEGEGLIVTFELFDVFGQASLLRARVPGNAAQLRDIGHYISDLVYEKLTGNRGVFSTKLAYVTVERRSEKDQTFRLIYSDADGGRPQVIFESPEPIMSPTWSPEGGRIAYVSYASRRSAIYIQELGTGRQTKVADYEGQNTAPSFSPDGRRLAFVSSKDGNPEIYIKNLSNQRLLRVTRNAAIDTEPRFSADGDRLLFTSTRAGNPHVYEVDVAEGKSQRLTYEGRYNSNASYLPDSDDIVFVHQFDRDYQVAIQSKATGAIQVLTASGLDESPSPAPNGQLIVYATSSGGKGVLGLTSVDGSVRSLIPSTAGDVREPAWSPYLN; the protein is encoded by the coding sequence ATGAAACATTGGATTTGGGCATTGCTGTTGCCGGCGATGGTGGCCCGCGCCGAACTGGTCATCGAGATCACAGAAGGGGTCGACGATCCGATTCCGGTCGCCTTTGTGCCCTTCGAATACACCGGGGCCGGTGCATTGCCACTCGAGTTGGCGGATTTGCTGGAGCGCAACCTGGAGCGCACCGGTCAATTTGAGGGCACCGCCCGTGAAAATATGTTGAGCCGTCCGGCGCGCGGCAGCGATGTGGTGTTTCGTGACTGGCGCTTGCTCGAGTCCGAGTACCTGCTGATCGGCCAGGTTGAACCCGAGGGCGAGGGTTTGATAGTGACCTTTGAGTTATTCGATGTGTTTGGACAGGCCTCGCTGCTGCGTGCCCGGGTTCCGGGTAATGCAGCCCAGTTGCGCGACATTGGCCACTATATTTCGGACTTGGTGTACGAAAAACTGACCGGCAATCGGGGTGTGTTTTCGACCAAGCTGGCGTACGTCACGGTTGAGCGCCGCAGCGAAAAAGACCAGACCTTTCGGCTGATCTATTCGGATGCCGACGGCGGACGACCGCAAGTAATCTTTGAATCGCCAGAGCCGATCATGTCACCGACCTGGTCGCCGGAGGGCGGTCGTATCGCGTATGTCAGCTATGCCAGTCGGCGTTCTGCCATTTATATCCAAGAGCTGGGGACTGGCCGCCAAACGAAAGTGGCGGACTATGAAGGCCAAAACACGGCGCCGTCATTTTCACCGGATGGGCGTCGACTGGCGTTCGTGTCGTCCAAAGACGGTAACCCTGAAATTTATATCAAAAACCTGAGCAATCAGCGGTTGCTTAGGGTCACGCGTAACGCGGCGATCGACACCGAGCCGCGTTTTTCGGCCGACGGTGATCGCTTGTTATTTACCTCGACAAGGGCAGGCAATCCCCACGTCTACGAGGTCGATGTGGCGGAGGGTAAATCGCAGCGCTTGACCTACGAAGGGCGCTACAATTCGAACGCATCCTATCTGCCCGACTCGGATGACATCGTATTCGTGCATCAATTTGACCGTGACTATCAGGTCGCGATCCAGTCCAAGGCAACCGGCGCAATTCAGGTCTTGACCGCCAGCGGTTTGGACGAGTCACCCAGCCCAGCGCCGAACGGTCAATTGATTGTTTATGCGACTAGCAGTGGTGGAAAAGGCGTATTGGGACTAACCTCCGTTGATGGAAGCGTACGGTCTCTGATACCTTCCACTGCAGGAGACGTTCGAGAACCGGCATGGTCGCCGTATTTGAATTGA
- a CDS encoding YbgF trimerization domain-containing protein, whose amino-acid sequence MLKQKWVAVALATATFSFGVQANELSNLRDLQIDLLERFDLLQQEVQMLRGMIEEQAVTIDSLQQDGRNRYLDLDSRIGALQSQPAPMSEVVAASSASQVEAVVPAVELGDPAQESAEYQAAFGLIRERKFDDAQDALLLFGQRFPAGALRADAQFWLAQVYDAQGKPGDAISAFTRLLTEHPDYRRATQAELKLGRLQLANGFTADGQQTLGRLIERAPESSEATQARDLLTD is encoded by the coding sequence ATGCTTAAGCAAAAATGGGTCGCCGTTGCGTTAGCAACGGCGACCTTTTCATTTGGTGTGCAGGCGAACGAGCTGTCGAACCTGCGCGACCTTCAAATTGATCTGCTGGAACGTTTTGATTTACTTCAGCAAGAAGTGCAGATGCTGCGCGGCATGATCGAAGAGCAAGCCGTCACTATTGATAGCCTTCAGCAAGACGGCCGCAATCGTTACCTGGACTTAGACAGCCGGATTGGTGCGCTGCAATCGCAGCCAGCGCCGATGTCTGAGGTGGTGGCGGCCAGTTCGGCCTCCCAGGTCGAGGCGGTGGTGCCTGCGGTTGAGCTGGGTGATCCGGCCCAAGAAAGCGCCGAGTATCAAGCCGCATTTGGGCTGATTCGTGAACGCAAATTCGACGACGCCCAAGATGCCTTATTGTTATTCGGACAGCGCTTTCCAGCGGGCGCCTTGCGAGCGGATGCTCAGTTTTGGTTGGCCCAGGTGTACGACGCCCAAGGCAAGCCCGGTGACGCCATTTCAGCGTTTACGCGTTTGTTAACCGAGCACCCGGATTACCGGCGAGCGACTCAGGCTGAATTGAAGTTGGGGCGGCTGCAGCTGGCGAATGGCTTTACGGCTGACGGCCAGCAAACGCTAGGGCGGCTGATCGAGCGCGCTCCCGAGTCCAGCGAAGCGACCCAAGCTCGCGACTTGCTGACTGACTGA
- the nadA gene encoding quinolinate synthase NadA — protein MSATDYAASQQVVRNYLDQVSLPAPVSAAREAELVEQATALLRAKDATLVAHYYVDESLQALAEATGGCVSDSLDMARFGQTAEASTLVVAGVSFMGETAKILSPEKRVWMPQLAATCSLDIGCEAGAYRAWRRQYPDHVAVVYANTSAAVKAEADWVVTSSIAVEVVEHLHAQGKSILWAPDKHLGGYVQKQTGADMLLWDGACIVHEEFRTRGLDDIKRIYPQAAILVHPESPDEMVAMADAVGSTKQLIEAARRLPHSHLIVATDKGIFYKMRQAVPDKVLLEAPTRGVGGDCVSCAHCPWMAMNSLERLVNCLHSDGVGHSIEVDEATRIGALRSLTRMVEFQRA, from the coding sequence ATGAGTGCCACTGATTACGCGGCCAGCCAGCAAGTCGTCCGCAACTACCTGGACCAGGTATCGCTGCCGGCGCCAGTCAGCGCCGCGCGTGAAGCCGAGCTGGTTGAACAGGCGACTGCGTTACTGCGGGCTAAGGACGCGACTTTGGTCGCCCATTACTACGTTGATGAATCATTGCAGGCACTGGCCGAGGCGACTGGCGGCTGTGTCAGCGATTCGCTGGACATGGCGCGCTTTGGTCAAACCGCTGAGGCATCGACCCTGGTGGTGGCGGGGGTCAGCTTTATGGGCGAGACGGCTAAGATCCTGAGCCCGGAAAAACGCGTATGGATGCCTCAGCTGGCGGCCACTTGTTCGCTGGATATCGGATGCGAGGCGGGCGCTTATCGTGCCTGGCGACGCCAATACCCGGATCATGTTGCGGTGGTGTATGCCAATACCTCGGCGGCGGTTAAGGCCGAAGCGGATTGGGTGGTGACCTCATCGATCGCGGTCGAGGTGGTCGAGCACCTGCACGCGCAGGGCAAATCGATTCTGTGGGCGCCGGACAAGCACCTTGGCGGCTACGTGCAAAAGCAAACCGGGGCGGACATGCTGCTGTGGGACGGGGCCTGCATCGTGCACGAGGAGTTTCGCACGCGCGGGTTGGATGACATTAAGCGCATTTATCCGCAGGCGGCGATTTTGGTGCACCCGGAAAGCCCGGATGAAATGGTCGCCATGGCCGATGCCGTCGGATCGACTAAACAGTTAATTGAAGCCGCGCGCCGTTTGCCGCATAGCCATTTAATTGTCGCCACGGACAAGGGTATTTTTTACAAGATGCGCCAGGCGGTGCCGGACAAAGTGCTATTAGAAGCGCCAACTCGCGGCGTCGGTGGCGACTGTGTTAGTTGCGCTCATTGCCCGTGGATGGCCATGAACAGCCTAGAGCGTCTGGTGAACTGTTTGCACAGTGACGGCGTCGGCCACAGCATCGAGGTGGATGAGGCCACGCGTATTGGCGCCTTGCGTTCATTAACGCGAATGGTTGAATTCCAGCGCGCGTAA
- a CDS encoding NAD(P)/FAD-dependent oxidoreductase: MRRSDIVVIGGGSAGIAVAASIKARNGNAQITLIDPAHEHFYQPGWTMVGGGIFDKDVTRRPMASVIPDGVDWLQTAVTAFDPDNNCVQLADDSHLEYGQLIVAPGLKIDWDAIPGLSEALGRNGVTSNYRFDLAPYTWELAQKTQNGRALFTQPPMPIKCAGAPQKAMYLTCSEMEKRGSLAGNQVAFHNAGPALFGVAAYVPALMTYIERYGIDLNFSSRLSRVRGDEQIAEFTQTDGDGNQTVVEEAFDMLHVCPPQCPPDFIQQSPLANDAGWVEVDPETLRHARYDNIHGLGDVISAPNAKTAAAARMQAPVVAHNVLAAMGHAQGTAVYNGYGSCPLTVERGKIVLAEFGYGGTLLPSFPAWLIDGTQPSRLAWFLKERLLPPVYWHLMLKGREWLTKPTLR; this comes from the coding sequence GTGCGACGCAGTGACATAGTAGTGATTGGCGGTGGATCCGCCGGCATCGCCGTAGCAGCCAGCATCAAGGCACGCAACGGCAATGCCCAAATCACCCTGATTGACCCCGCCCACGAACATTTCTACCAACCGGGCTGGACCATGGTCGGCGGCGGCATATTCGATAAAGACGTGACACGGCGCCCCATGGCCAGCGTGATCCCCGATGGTGTCGATTGGCTGCAAACCGCAGTCACCGCGTTTGACCCGGACAATAACTGCGTTCAACTGGCTGACGACAGTCACCTTGAATACGGCCAGCTGATTGTTGCGCCCGGCCTCAAAATTGACTGGGATGCTATCCCCGGCCTCAGCGAAGCACTGGGTCGCAATGGGGTGACCTCGAACTACCGCTTTGACTTGGCACCCTACACCTGGGAGCTGGCGCAAAAAACGCAAAATGGACGGGCGCTTTTTACCCAACCACCAATGCCAATCAAGTGTGCCGGCGCACCGCAGAAAGCCATGTACCTGACCTGCAGCGAAATGGAGAAGCGCGGCTCGCTGGCTGGCAACCAAGTCGCGTTTCACAACGCGGGTCCCGCGTTGTTTGGGGTCGCCGCCTACGTCCCTGCTTTGATGACCTATATCGAGCGTTATGGCATTGATTTGAATTTCAGTTCGCGCCTGTCCCGCGTGCGCGGCGATGAGCAGATCGCCGAGTTCACCCAAACCGACGGTGATGGCAACCAGACCGTGGTCGAAGAAGCGTTCGACATGCTGCACGTATGCCCGCCCCAGTGCCCTCCGGACTTTATTCAACAAAGCCCGCTGGCCAACGATGCCGGGTGGGTCGAGGTTGACCCCGAGACACTGCGCCACGCCCGTTACGACAACATCCACGGCCTGGGTGACGTCATCAGCGCGCCTAATGCCAAAACCGCGGCCGCGGCCCGTATGCAAGCGCCGGTGGTGGCGCACAACGTTTTGGCCGCCATGGGACACGCCCAAGGCACCGCGGTCTATAACGGCTACGGCTCATGCCCGCTGACGGTTGAGCGCGGAAAAATCGTGCTGGCCGAGTTTGGCTACGGCGGCACCTTACTGCCCTCATTCCCAGCCTGGCTGATCGACGGCACCCAGCCCTCGCGCCTGGCGTGGTTTCTCAAGGAACGGCTACTGCCACCGGTGTACTGGCACCTGATGCTAAAAGGTCGCGAATGGCTGACTAAGCCTACCCTTCGATAG
- the pal gene encoding peptidoglycan-associated lipoprotein Pal codes for MNQFGTAKSLVLAASIAVLAGCSSTKMDDMSGDADMTGSTATSNNTSAGTTAAIEQMKMKAEQLQAAQDAAFAADTLFFFDYDQSSIKADARTALQSHAAYLAANSSASVRLEGHADERGTRAYNVSLGERRANAVKRYLIVQGAASAQIETVSYGEERPLSLSQDESGYARNRRVELIYN; via the coding sequence ATGAATCAGTTTGGCACAGCCAAAAGTTTGGTCTTAGCTGCATCAATTGCGGTATTGGCCGGTTGCTCGAGCACCAAAATGGACGATATGAGCGGTGATGCCGACATGACAGGCTCTACTGCCACTAGCAACAACACGTCCGCAGGCACCACGGCTGCGATCGAGCAGATGAAAATGAAAGCCGAGCAGCTGCAAGCCGCTCAGGACGCGGCATTCGCGGCCGACACGCTATTCTTCTTTGATTACGATCAGTCAAGCATCAAAGCGGACGCACGAACGGCATTGCAGTCACACGCGGCCTATCTAGCGGCCAACTCAAGTGCGTCTGTGCGCCTTGAAGGTCATGCGGATGAACGCGGAACCCGTGCTTACAACGTGTCACTGGGCGAACGTCGTGCCAACGCGGTTAAGCGCTATCTGATCGTTCAGGGCGCAGCCAGTGCTCAGATTGAAACCGTTTCTTACGGCGAGGAACGTCCTTTGAGCCTGTCACAGGACGAAAGCGGTTACGCACGTAACCGTCGCGTCGAACTGATTTACAACTAA
- the tolQ gene encoding protein TolQ gives MNEELSILALVAEAGLLVKGVMLILVASSITSWALIFQRGMVLSAAKRQARAFEERFWSGLDLVRVYREPGGEKPLSTESIFRAGFKEFNRLRQQHGVDPDALMEGVQRSMRVAVAREQERLEKHLPLLATIGSISPYIGLFGTVWGIMNSFRGLANAQQATLATVAPGISEALIATAIGLFAAIPAVVAYNRYAAQSDSILAGHETFADEFSSILHRKVHAKPQAEASA, from the coding sequence GTGAACGAAGAACTCTCGATTCTGGCACTGGTAGCCGAGGCCGGCCTACTGGTCAAAGGCGTCATGTTGATATTGGTGGCGTCATCGATCACCAGCTGGGCACTAATTTTTCAACGCGGCATGGTGTTGTCGGCGGCCAAGCGTCAAGCCCGTGCCTTCGAAGAACGCTTCTGGTCCGGTTTGGATTTGGTGCGTGTTTACCGCGAGCCAGGTGGCGAAAAGCCGCTCAGCACCGAGTCGATATTCCGCGCCGGTTTCAAGGAGTTCAATCGCCTGCGTCAGCAACACGGTGTTGACCCGGATGCGCTGATGGAAGGCGTCCAGCGCAGCATGCGGGTGGCGGTGGCACGTGAGCAAGAGCGCCTGGAAAAGCACTTGCCGCTGTTGGCGACGATTGGGTCCATCAGTCCCTACATCGGGCTGTTCGGAACGGTCTGGGGCATCATGAATTCGTTCCGCGGCCTTGCCAATGCCCAGCAAGCGACCCTGGCGACGGTCGCGCCGGGTATTTCAGAGGCGTTGATCGCCACGGCGATTGGACTGTTTGCAGCGATACCGGCGGTCGTGGCCTATAACCGCTATGCGGCCCAGTCGGACAGTATTTTGGCCGGCCACGAGACCTTTGCGGACGAGTTTTCGTCAATCTTGCATCGCAAGGTTCACGCCAAACCGCAGGCCGAGGCGTCAGCATGA
- the tolA gene encoding cell envelope integrity protein TolA: MERFGGYSLSVLFALVIHALLVLGLFLNVDTDQHLIQPRDNIINATVLTVDDSAPAPAVPVTPSEAPAQAAPPAPNPETTRLKQQQNEDRARIADEKQRKLVAEQKAKTAAAQKAKQQAELAKAKALADQQRADQAKAKAEAETRKAEAQAKAKQAADAAAKKRADQARAEAAKKAKQDAEARAKRLADQERKRLEDEAKAKAAAKAAEDKARADELARAAAAEDAALAAIASQRLARSIASAIDQKVRRQWRVPPSSDGLEVQVRISLTPTGDVVGVSVTDSSGSPAFDRSARSAIERASPFDEVRTLSSKEFESNFRRFAMIFRP; this comes from the coding sequence ATGGAACGATTTGGCGGATACAGTCTTTCGGTCTTGTTTGCATTGGTGATTCACGCACTGTTGGTGCTGGGGTTGTTCTTGAATGTCGACACCGATCAGCACCTAATTCAACCGCGGGATAACATTATCAACGCCACCGTGCTGACGGTCGACGACTCGGCGCCCGCCCCGGCGGTACCGGTAACGCCCAGTGAGGCGCCGGCGCAAGCGGCCCCGCCGGCCCCAAACCCTGAAACGACGAGGCTGAAGCAACAGCAAAACGAAGACCGCGCGCGCATTGCCGACGAGAAACAACGCAAGTTAGTGGCCGAACAGAAAGCCAAGACGGCGGCGGCGCAAAAGGCTAAGCAGCAAGCGGAGCTGGCCAAGGCCAAAGCGCTTGCCGATCAACAACGCGCCGATCAAGCCAAAGCTAAGGCCGAGGCTGAAACACGCAAGGCCGAGGCCCAAGCCAAGGCTAAGCAAGCTGCCGACGCGGCCGCCAAAAAACGCGCGGACCAAGCCCGGGCCGAGGCTGCGAAAAAAGCCAAGCAGGACGCCGAGGCGCGTGCCAAGCGGCTGGCGGACCAGGAACGTAAACGCTTAGAAGACGAGGCCAAAGCCAAAGCCGCGGCCAAGGCCGCCGAGGACAAAGCGCGTGCGGATGAGTTGGCACGTGCGGCGGCGGCAGAGGACGCCGCGTTGGCCGCGATCGCCTCGCAGCGGTTGGCCCGCAGCATCGCCTCGGCGATCGATCAAAAAGTTCGTCGCCAGTGGCGCGTGCCGCCCTCCAGCGATGGATTGGAAGTGCAGGTGCGTATTTCACTGACGCCGACGGGGGACGTGGTCGGGGTCAGCGTGACCGACTCATCGGGCAGCCCAGCCTTTGACCGCAGCGCCCGCAGTGCGATCGAACGGGCGTCGCCGTTTGACGAGGTGCGAACCTTGTCTTCTAAAGAGTTTGAAAGTAATTTCAGGCGCTTTGCCATGATTTTTAGACCCTAG
- a CDS encoding sulfurtransferase TusA family protein yields the protein MSDTTLIDCRGLACPMPLLKAKLGYSTLAPGGSLTLLADDPGADRDIPTWAARVGAACRVDHGDQLLTFTIGKPF from the coding sequence GTGTCAGACACTACACTGATCGATTGTCGCGGACTGGCCTGCCCAATGCCGCTGTTAAAGGCTAAGCTCGGTTACTCGACCTTGGCGCCGGGTGGGTCGCTGACGTTGTTGGCGGACGATCCGGGTGCCGATCGCGACATCCCGACCTGGGCGGCGCGGGTGGGTGCTGCCTGCCGTGTCGACCATGGCGATCAACTTTTGACCTTCACTATTGGGAAACCATTTTGA